The Nitrospirota bacterium nucleotide sequence TATATGAAATCATAGAATATCGTTACAACTCAACAATGCTTTTATGCACAATGAATACTCCTTATCTGCACCACATTCATTTTTTAATTCTTCGAGAGCCTGCTTTCTCAATGCAGTATTAGTGGTACGAAAACAACTATCAATCGCTTTTTGTACAGAGCTTAATCTTTCTTTTCTTCTTTCCAATAGTTGTGCTCGGTTTAGTCCAATTCCTAAACATTCACTAATTGTTATTTCACCTCTTTCAGACCCTTTTTTTTGTCTGACAAATACCCCGAGAGCCAAAATATGTTCACTGGTATCTTCTTCATACGGATTTATATATGGGGTACTTTCATCGTATTTGTTTTTCTTAATTCCATTACACTTAGAGCATACAAATCCTAAATTTAACCATTCGTATTCCAAAGAAGGATATTTCGATTTTGGCTTTATATGTTCAACGTCTCCATAATAGACATGAGATATTTTGCTTTCACAATACATACATTTATCGTGGCTCGCCTCTTTTAATGCATTTTTATTGTCCGGATGTTTGTAGTTCCCATTCGAAAGTACAGAAGCGTTGGGGCAATTGGGCCTAGTTATATTAATCATCATTTCCCTCAATTAATTTGCTGATTGCCTCAGGCATAAGACCCTCAAGACCAATTGTTTTTAAATTGCTTCGCATTTCTCCAAACTTTTCCTTACTCATATCGATATTTGAAAACTTTTTCACGATATTGTTTAATTCTTTTTCTGCCCAAATCGGCATGGTAACCGATACACCAAGAACCTCATCTAATATTTCAGATGCAGTTTTGGCTTGGTTAATTAGATCTAATTTTTGACTAATAATTTTTTTGTCATCGTTATACTTCAAAACATATAC carries:
- a CDS encoding HNH endonuclease, which gives rise to MMINITRPNCPNASVLSNGNYKHPDNKNALKEASHDKCMYCESKISHVYYGDVEHIKPKSKYPSLEYEWLNLGFVCSKCNGIKKNKYDESTPYINPYEEDTSEHILALGVFVRQKKGSERGEITISECLGIGLNRAQLLERRKERLSSVQKAIDSCFRTTNTALRKQALEELKNECGADKEYSLCIKALLSCNDIL